A window from uncultured Desulfobacter sp. encodes these proteins:
- a CDS encoding DUF1320 domain-containing protein, translating into MVYCTLEDIQEQIPEEELIALTDDAGNDVIDTSAVDRAIEDADGEIDGYCGSRYSVPLSPVPKIIRKFSVDIAIYNLFSRREGAPEERRTRYKDAVRFLENVAKGIISLGVDDPDGTPAESNAPRISSGDRVFLRSSMRGF; encoded by the coding sequence ATGGTTTACTGCACCCTTGAGGATATTCAAGAGCAGATCCCCGAAGAAGAGCTTATTGCCCTGACCGACGATGCGGGAAATGACGTAATTGACACGTCTGCCGTGGACAGAGCCATTGAGGATGCCGACGGAGAGATAGACGGGTATTGCGGCAGCCGGTATTCGGTGCCGCTCTCCCCGGTGCCTAAGATCATCCGCAAATTTTCGGTGGACATTGCCATCTATAACCTGTTTTCCCGGCGGGAAGGGGCACCGGAGGAGCGCAGGACCCGGTACAAGGATGCTGTACGGTTCCTGGAAAATGTGGCCAAGGGAATCATATCGTTGGGCGTGGATGATCCGGACGGCACTCCGGCAGAGAGCAACGCACCACGGATTTCATCCGGCGACCGTGTCTTTTTACGGTCAAGCATGCGGGGGTTTTAA
- a CDS encoding addiction module antidote protein: MTLEIKPFDIAEHLNTPEDIKNFLQEVLDTGDESDFIHALSTAARAMGMTEVAKKAGVTRASLYKSLSENGNPGFITISKVTKALGCKLGVA, encoded by the coding sequence ATGACTCTTGAAATAAAACCCTTTGACATTGCAGAGCACTTGAATACACCTGAAGATATAAAGAATTTTTTACAGGAAGTTCTTGATACAGGGGATGAATCCGATTTTATACACGCATTAAGTACAGCGGCCCGGGCAATGGGCATGACCGAAGTCGCCAAAAAAGCAGGTGTCACCCGGGCAAGCCTTTATAAATCACTGTCAGAAAACGGGAACCCGGGGTTCATTACGATCAGCAAAGTCACCAAGGCTCTGGGGTGCAAATTAGGTGTGGCATAA
- a CDS encoding phage tail assembly protein, with protein MRKTKSIKIDDLEITLKELRVKDIRQILNRLSDLSGVEDAMELLPMVTDLPAEKLEEMAPSELNQVWEAAKEVNAFFLSLLEKSGVITALKDSIQASLTELFAELSRQDMSTALDTDSPSS; from the coding sequence ATGAGAAAAACTAAATCCATAAAAATTGACGATCTTGAAATCACGCTCAAAGAGCTGCGCGTTAAGGATATCAGGCAGATATTGAACCGCTTGTCTGATCTCAGCGGCGTTGAGGATGCCATGGAACTGTTGCCCATGGTCACGGACCTGCCGGCGGAAAAACTTGAAGAGATGGCCCCCTCTGAGCTTAATCAAGTCTGGGAGGCGGCCAAAGAGGTCAATGCTTTTTTTTTAAGCCTGCTGGAGAAAAGCGGAGTGATAACAGCGTTGAAAGACTCGATTCAGGCAAGCTTGACCGAATTATTTGCCGAGTTATCCAGGCAGGACATGTCCACTGCCTTGGATACGGATTCTCCTTCTTCCTGA
- a CDS encoding HI1506-related protein gives MTIFIQSRNDGFRRCGEVHTRQGREFADDHFTEEQFKQLNDDPEITMVAGVVDEDMTQTETATETQEDEAVLKDQTLDTDTPTLADMAAAAGKAIEDGNTISSGAPSVEAMEDILGCSISSEQRDAAWTAWQAGNK, from the coding sequence ATGACGATTTTTATTCAATCGCGCAATGACGGATTCCGGCGTTGCGGTGAGGTGCATACCCGGCAGGGTCGGGAATTTGCCGATGACCATTTTACCGAGGAACAGTTTAAGCAGCTTAATGATGATCCGGAAATCACCATGGTGGCCGGGGTGGTGGATGAGGACATGACCCAAACCGAGACCGCAACAGAAACCCAGGAAGATGAGGCGGTTCTGAAGGATCAAACTCTGGACACGGATACGCCGACCCTGGCGGACATGGCGGCAGCTGCCGGCAAGGCTATTGAAGACGGAAACACCATCAGCAGCGGAGCGCCGTCCGTGGAAGCCATGGAAGATATCCTGGGGTGCAGCATCTCTTCTGAACAGCGGGACGCGGCCTGGACCGCCTGGCAGGCAGGGAATAAATAG
- a CDS encoding phage virion morphogenesis protein encodes MPEPLIEFDIEAHELQELIDRLPGRVKNLKPAFKNIGEYMVKERESWFREERDPDGRPWQKLKVRTYYSLFKNKKRYTQKGKLTAGFTRFLGSKKILTQDNHLRRTVYKAESDQVKISPDQQAKDYAAIHQFGGLAGRDRKAKIPARPHLGVNRKNEAEIVRIIKDYLMGEFA; translated from the coding sequence ATGCCGGAACCGTTGATCGAATTTGACATTGAAGCCCATGAATTGCAGGAGTTGATCGACCGTTTGCCGGGTCGCGTGAAGAACCTGAAGCCGGCGTTCAAGAACATCGGCGAATACATGGTCAAGGAGCGTGAGTCATGGTTCCGGGAAGAACGGGACCCCGACGGACGGCCCTGGCAGAAATTAAAGGTCAGGACCTATTATTCTCTTTTTAAAAATAAAAAGCGGTACACCCAAAAGGGGAAATTGACAGCCGGATTTACAAGGTTCCTTGGCAGCAAAAAGATCCTGACCCAAGACAATCATTTGCGACGAACGGTCTACAAAGCCGAATCCGACCAGGTGAAGATCAGCCCCGACCAACAGGCCAAGGATTATGCCGCCATTCACCAATTCGGCGGGCTTGCCGGCAGGGACCGAAAGGCAAAGATCCCGGCCCGGCCCCACCTGGGGGTAAATCGTAAAAACGAGGCTGAAATTGTGCGCATTATCAAAGACTATTTAATGGGTGAATTTGCATGA
- a CDS encoding type II toxin-antitoxin system RelE/ParE family toxin, whose amino-acid sequence MNYELKSTGQYDKWFRKLKDASAKIKILARLSRIENGNFGDYKQIDTTLYELRFFFGPGYRVYYTIHGTTVVLLLAGGDKSTQQKDIRAAKDMLKEMEE is encoded by the coding sequence ATGAATTACGAACTGAAAAGCACAGGGCAATATGACAAATGGTTTCGGAAGCTAAAAGACGCGTCTGCTAAAATCAAAATACTGGCCCGACTGAGCCGTATTGAAAACGGAAATTTTGGGGATTACAAACAAATTGATACAACCCTTTATGAACTGCGCTTTTTTTTCGGACCTGGATATAGAGTTTACTACACAATCCATGGAACCACCGTTGTGCTGCTGCTGGCCGGTGGCGATAAATCCACCCAGCAGAAAGATATTCGGGCAGCCAAAGACATGCTTAAAGAAATGGAGGAATAA
- a CDS encoding phage protein Gp37 produces the protein MTHEFEQIEEAALAALADMAQLGVKTIAPYSGELEVDELKQITVRFPCIYVIADGLAIDWRVGSDECRIDLIIMVGDKNYRGNRTAARGSANNPGVYSMLKEIRARMHRKVMLPGWAPAVVMSESPEVYIPKRGLCLYSARYSVQTITTRL, from the coding sequence ATGACACACGAATTTGAACAAATTGAAGAGGCTGCTTTGGCGGCGTTGGCCGATATGGCACAGCTTGGCGTAAAAACCATTGCCCCGTATTCCGGAGAGCTTGAGGTTGATGAGCTAAAGCAGATCACCGTCCGGTTTCCCTGCATTTATGTCATTGCAGACGGCCTGGCTATTGACTGGCGTGTGGGCAGTGACGAATGCCGGATTGATTTGATCATTATGGTGGGGGACAAAAATTACCGGGGGAACCGGACGGCGGCCAGGGGCAGTGCAAATAACCCCGGCGTCTATTCCATGCTCAAGGAAATCCGGGCCAGGATGCACAGGAAAGTGATGCTCCCGGGTTGGGCTCCTGCGGTTGTGATGTCTGAATCGCCGGAGGTCTATATACCAAAACGCGGATTATGCCTGTATTCGGCGCGTTACAGTGTCCAGACAATAACAACAAGACTTTAG
- a CDS encoding Mu-like prophage major head subunit gpT family protein, whose protein sequence is MLINQATIHSVFVTLKAVFNKAFAEAPSTWQKIAMKVPAPSGEVDYAWLSNFPKMREWIGDKTIKALEAFGYTIKARDFEATVSVKRKHIERDQLGIYQPQAQNAGMAAREFPDELVYEAVNGSFTKKCYDGQYYCDTDHPVGTEGNVSSVSNKGTMVLSNATRALADASIGVALTAMHEFKDDEGRNLNIRPNVLLVPPALHITAKCLANDEKLADDTPNPYRGMFEVVMDGRLSSSTAWFLLDTTRPVKPFIYQETKKPHFVSQVNPEADDVFMRGEYKFGCEAEAEAGYGFWQLCYGSTGDA, encoded by the coding sequence ATGCTGATCAATCAAGCAACCATTCACTCGGTCTTTGTTACGCTCAAGGCTGTATTCAACAAGGCGTTTGCCGAGGCCCCAAGCACCTGGCAGAAAATTGCCATGAAAGTGCCGGCGCCGTCCGGTGAGGTAGATTATGCCTGGCTGAGCAATTTTCCCAAGATGAGGGAATGGATCGGGGATAAGACCATCAAGGCCCTGGAGGCTTTTGGATACACGATCAAGGCCCGGGATTTTGAGGCCACGGTGTCGGTAAAGCGCAAGCACATTGAGCGTGACCAGCTGGGTATCTACCAGCCCCAGGCTCAGAATGCGGGCATGGCGGCCAGGGAATTTCCAGATGAACTGGTGTATGAGGCCGTGAACGGGTCATTTACCAAGAAATGCTATGACGGGCAATACTATTGCGACACGGATCACCCGGTGGGTACGGAAGGCAATGTCTCGTCCGTAAGCAATAAGGGCACAATGGTGTTGTCCAATGCCACCCGGGCGTTGGCTGACGCATCCATCGGCGTGGCCCTGACCGCCATGCATGAGTTTAAAGACGATGAAGGCCGCAACCTGAATATCCGGCCCAATGTCCTGCTTGTGCCGCCGGCGCTGCATATCACGGCCAAGTGCCTTGCCAACGATGAAAAGCTGGCGGATGACACGCCCAATCCTTACAGGGGCATGTTTGAGGTGGTCATGGACGGGCGGTTAAGTTCCAGTACCGCCTGGTTCCTGCTGGACACCACCCGGCCGGTAAAGCCGTTTATTTACCAGGAAACCAAAAAGCCGCACTTTGTTTCCCAGGTCAACCCGGAGGCGGATGATGTGTTCATGCGCGGGGAATACAAATTCGGCTGCGAAGCTGAGGCTGAAGCCGGTTACGGGTTCTGGCAGCTTTGCTATGGGTCCACCGGGGACGCTTAA
- a CDS encoding LamG domain-containing protein, with translation MAWLGMWAKRKKITVDNTNIDSDLTHFPVPILLGVSVGKSNQDVSDIFDDLGSNSKKIAITESDGVTQLYAEIELWDNANNKAVIWVSSSNLVLSSSGTTDLYFYFDPQEADNAAYIGDTSSSQAQNVWDSNHKAVYHMEQNPATGGACILDSTANANHATPQGGMGSADLVAGLIGRALDFDSSDYLNLPDNDDFKPDYLTIEAVCKTYSGNPDWARIFDRYRHPYTGYAFAVTNTGKVRFHPRLTGNLYYQADTVAVVEGDGNWHYLAGSYGPNHIKMYDDGGLDEDVTCPDDLVIIHQTSETPRIGDGVYDNQYSGIISELRVSDIARSDAWIKVVNYSLIDDLVTFDSTVLAPIILADMSLDIELSQEQVNSFPIDIHLAEWANENIKSDISAFFQFMGEVPLNVDLICDECIDKKIDIFAALQDFHFLPLNIRAAIEKSKNIFMDIYLSNGFINQDIAMDILLGDGGSITDITMDIMVVSTMPEFKSIYAMHLNSAIREVVS, from the coding sequence ATGGCTTGGCTTGGGATGTGGGCAAAAAGAAAAAAAATCACTGTAGATAATACAAACATTGATAGTGATTTGACTCATTTCCCGGTACCTATTTTGTTGGGTGTATCGGTCGGGAAATCCAATCAGGATGTTTCAGACATTTTTGACGATCTTGGAAGCAATTCAAAAAAAATAGCGATTACTGAAAGCGACGGCGTAACACAATTATATGCTGAAATTGAACTATGGGATAATGCCAATAATAAAGCGGTTATATGGGTTTCAAGTTCAAATTTGGTTTTATCTAGTTCCGGCACCACGGATTTATATTTTTATTTTGATCCACAAGAGGCGGACAATGCCGCCTATATTGGTGATACGTCATCCTCACAAGCCCAAAATGTTTGGGATTCAAATCACAAAGCCGTATATCATATGGAGCAAAACCCGGCCACCGGCGGGGCATGTATTTTGGATTCAACGGCAAACGCTAACCATGCGACGCCCCAGGGCGGCATGGGGTCTGCGGATCTTGTTGCCGGTTTGATTGGCCGTGCCCTTGATTTTGATAGTAGCGATTATCTTAATTTGCCTGATAATGATGATTTTAAGCCTGATTACCTTACAATTGAAGCGGTTTGTAAAACGTATTCCGGAAATCCGGATTGGGCCAGGATATTTGACAGATATCGTCATCCATATACGGGATATGCCTTTGCTGTTACCAATACGGGCAAGGTTAGATTTCATCCCCGGTTGACAGGAAATTTATATTATCAGGCGGACACGGTGGCGGTGGTTGAGGGCGATGGAAATTGGCATTATTTAGCGGGCAGTTATGGACCCAACCATATTAAAATGTATGATGACGGCGGATTGGACGAAGACGTTACCTGCCCGGACGATTTGGTTATTATACACCAAACGTCAGAAACCCCGCGAATTGGGGACGGTGTTTATGATAATCAATATTCGGGTATTATAAGCGAATTAAGGGTTTCTGATATTGCCCGGTCAGATGCCTGGATTAAAGTCGTAAATTATAGCCTGATAGACGACTTAGTGACGTTTGATAGCACCGTTTTGGCTCCAATAATTTTAGCAGATATGAGTCTGGACATAGAGCTATCCCAAGAGCAAGTTAATTCATTTCCTATTGATATTCATTTGGCGGAATGGGCAAATGAAAATATTAAGAGCGATATTTCAGCCTTTTTTCAATTTATGGGAGAGGTGCCGCTCAATGTGGACCTTATTTGTGATGAATGTATAGATAAAAAAATTGATATTTTTGCAGCACTTCAGGATTTTCATTTCTTACCTTTAAACATTCGAGCAGCAATAGAAAAATCTAAAAATATCTTTATGGATATTTACTTATCAAACGGTTTTATTAATCAGGATATAGCAATGGATATTTTACTTGGCGATGGCGGATCAATAACAGATATAACAATGGATATCATGGTTGTGTCCACCATGCCGGAATTTAAATCAATCTATGCCATGCATTTAAACAGCGCAATAAGGGAGGTAGTATCATGA
- a CDS encoding phage protease gives MHKILTLIAKVSRDGSGWMLLFKAGWGELAGGVKYLVDKTAFDLVQRHVAGMGNEVVFDYEHQTLKDVEAPAAGWIKELAWEDGVGIKARVEWNEKAAEYLAKNEYRYFSPVFFVRKSDRRIYGLHSSALTNTPKTKHLTPILAKLEAGLDQSKEEPMDRKKLIAALGLKEDATDAEILAAVAKLGIAVPDEDTRGIVSKAVLSALDLEDDANESTVVASINVLKQEKQTSVSAAEFQALKNDLAARDARDAVSAAIAKGKVIPAQKDWALDYATKDPDGFAQYVAKAPQAVPVDKLPGKTEIAQTGELTQTDLAVAGQMDLDPEDLKKYGLEVKHG, from the coding sequence ATGCACAAAATATTAACGCTTATTGCCAAGGTCAGCCGGGACGGGTCCGGATGGATGCTGCTGTTTAAGGCCGGCTGGGGAGAGCTTGCCGGCGGCGTTAAATACCTGGTGGACAAAACAGCCTTTGACCTGGTTCAGCGCCATGTGGCGGGCATGGGTAACGAGGTGGTTTTTGATTATGAACACCAGACACTCAAGGATGTTGAAGCCCCGGCAGCCGGATGGATCAAAGAACTGGCCTGGGAGGACGGCGTGGGCATCAAGGCCCGGGTGGAATGGAATGAAAAGGCGGCCGAATACCTGGCCAAAAATGAATACCGGTACTTTTCACCTGTTTTCTTTGTCCGCAAATCAGACAGGCGCATATATGGGCTGCATAGTTCAGCCCTGACCAATACCCCTAAAACCAAACATCTGACCCCCATTCTGGCCAAGCTTGAAGCCGGGTTGGATCAATCAAAGGAGGAACCTATGGATCGTAAAAAACTTATCGCGGCCCTGGGGCTCAAAGAGGATGCCACGGATGCAGAAATTCTGGCGGCTGTTGCCAAGTTGGGCATTGCGGTGCCGGATGAAGATACCCGGGGAATCGTTTCCAAGGCCGTGCTGTCTGCCCTTGATCTTGAGGATGATGCCAACGAATCCACGGTGGTGGCATCCATTAACGTGCTGAAACAGGAAAAACAGACATCAGTCTCTGCGGCTGAGTTCCAGGCGCTTAAAAATGATCTGGCTGCCCGGGATGCCCGGGACGCGGTTTCGGCTGCCATTGCCAAGGGCAAGGTGATCCCGGCCCAGAAGGATTGGGCGCTGGATTATGCCACCAAGGACCCTGACGGCTTTGCCCAGTATGTGGCTAAAGCCCCCCAGGCGGTGCCTGTGGATAAGCTGCCGGGCAAAACAGAAATTGCACAAACAGGCGAATTAACCCAGACGGATCTGGCCGTGGCCGGTCAGATGGATTTGGACCCGGAAGATCTTAAAAAATACGGACTGGAGGTGAAACATGGCTGA
- a CDS encoding DUF2938 domain-containing protein, which produces MNEIQAQELIIKAVLIGVGATVIMDIWALFLNTFFKIPSLNYAMVGRWIGHFSKGCFVHKNITESPFIPGERPIGWSAHYAIGIAFAGLLLFFYGPEWTHKPTLFPAILIGIVTVVAPFFLMQPCLGFGIAASKTPRPNISRLLSIVAHSVYGIGLYLSALFYSITIW; this is translated from the coding sequence ATGAATGAAATACAGGCACAGGAATTAATCATCAAAGCTGTTTTAATTGGAGTTGGGGCTACGGTGATAATGGATATCTGGGCGTTGTTTCTAAACACTTTTTTTAAAATTCCATCCCTTAACTATGCAATGGTTGGACGTTGGATAGGTCACTTCTCGAAAGGATGTTTTGTCCATAAAAACATCACTGAATCACCGTTTATTCCAGGTGAACGTCCTATTGGCTGGAGTGCCCATTACGCAATTGGAATCGCTTTTGCCGGGTTATTGCTGTTTTTTTACGGACCTGAATGGACGCACAAACCGACTTTATTTCCAGCAATACTGATTGGTATTGTGACGGTTGTTGCACCATTTTTTCTAATGCAACCTTGTTTAGGATTTGGTATAGCGGCTTCAAAAACGCCAAGGCCAAATATCTCGCGTTTGCTTAGTATAGTTGCTCATAGCGTATACGGTATTGGTCTTTATCTATCAGCTTTGTTTTATAGTATAACGATCTGGTAG
- a CDS encoding phage tail tape measure protein: MAQELKIVISAVGKGIKRTTNSLIQGLNKGTKSLKVFNAAATGGQKVSSGLASQIKGLIGAYAGFSALSKSVEMVKNSETAIYNLESSVKAANREFKDTGSVEDWEESVSRLSDELVIYSNTALRNAISRTVDMTKRLGLSKDQMEEVIKRSADLGAGKTDLEGAIERVTSALRGEAEASEYLGLTLNENYVKSWYEANKQTEKAWKDLTDIEKAQVRYQVLLEQSNELQGRAAGSAQTFAGAVQLVRKEIENAVTNNQDVVETMNQVAASLRENAGEIGLFVSQLISGAANVAEFAVKYKEMLLVLVGATVAVSVVSKLVAVINALNAAFVVLTGMNIAAWFASLRVAIAGAAASTAALGIAFKGFVALAAAQGVINIVKATKAFFDMRDAQHEARESLERLYETTDRVMKKYDEFKDVKLPDDITGTAPEELDELSRNLKRARAYWVALQAKLQSKAGETTMFGTATKEAIAAQGQLKKVNRRINQINSDLKKVEEGGRDAAKGLEAPTEAVKATSEQLDKFQEQAKKAYDYAISQAEKYAKEVISWEEKIKYARMSTEDKIRELGRKSLSDEEQWADEKRQADEKLYAAKQALRQKDYELAEKLAKDAESLYAGLAEEVKGSDSSGNEVVKQSLEDSKKVAISGVETVGNFIQDLYSKQKENAKESQTQWETTASKIQAQLDNIAKERAANVKIELKGLESAQNRINALVKNETKYITVVTRTVSENQAGGPILAASAGAFVRRAGRLGGYGGGDRIKSLLEAGEFIIRKEAVAKYGASFFSALNSMRLNLPDVQGAVRARIGGLISSLPVSGVKVPAFAAGGGVGSPSETLLVRFQAGDVEAPVRISDPSSRAAMKKMAREMSRMRLTYGK; the protein is encoded by the coding sequence ATGGCGCAAGAATTAAAAATAGTCATATCCGCTGTTGGTAAGGGGATAAAACGGACGACAAATTCCCTTATCCAGGGGCTGAACAAGGGCACTAAATCGCTTAAGGTGTTTAATGCGGCTGCCACCGGCGGACAAAAGGTGTCCTCCGGGCTGGCCAGCCAGATTAAAGGCCTTATTGGGGCATATGCCGGATTTTCTGCGCTTTCCAAATCTGTTGAAATGGTCAAAAATTCTGAGACCGCCATCTATAATCTTGAATCATCTGTAAAAGCGGCCAACCGGGAATTTAAAGATACGGGCAGCGTTGAAGATTGGGAAGAATCCGTCAGCCGGCTGTCTGATGAACTTGTGATTTACTCCAATACAGCCCTGAGAAATGCGATATCCAGGACCGTGGATATGACCAAACGCCTGGGGCTGTCAAAAGACCAGATGGAAGAGGTGATCAAGCGGTCTGCGGATCTGGGTGCCGGGAAAACCGATCTTGAAGGGGCCATTGAACGGGTAACCTCTGCGTTGCGGGGTGAGGCTGAAGCATCTGAATATCTTGGGCTTACCCTGAATGAAAATTACGTCAAAAGCTGGTATGAGGCTAACAAGCAGACGGAAAAAGCCTGGAAGGATTTGACCGATATTGAAAAGGCCCAGGTCAGATATCAGGTCCTGCTTGAACAAAGTAATGAACTCCAGGGCCGGGCCGCCGGAAGTGCCCAAACCTTTGCCGGGGCTGTGCAGCTTGTCCGCAAAGAAATTGAGAATGCAGTAACCAACAACCAGGATGTAGTTGAAACCATGAATCAGGTGGCCGCATCCCTGCGGGAAAACGCCGGGGAGATCGGTTTGTTTGTGTCTCAATTGATTTCAGGGGCGGCGAATGTGGCCGAGTTTGCCGTGAAGTATAAAGAGATGCTGCTGGTGCTGGTGGGGGCCACGGTGGCCGTTTCCGTAGTTTCCAAACTGGTTGCCGTTATCAATGCTTTGAATGCCGCTTTTGTGGTTTTGACCGGGATGAATATTGCCGCCTGGTTTGCGTCTTTGCGGGTGGCCATTGCCGGGGCTGCGGCGTCAACGGCTGCCCTGGGGATTGCATTTAAGGGCTTTGTGGCCTTGGCTGCCGCCCAAGGCGTCATCAATATTGTTAAAGCCACCAAGGCCTTTTTTGATATGCGCGATGCCCAGCATGAAGCCAGGGAATCCTTGGAAAGGCTTTATGAAACCACAGACCGGGTCATGAAAAAGTATGATGAATTTAAGGATGTCAAATTGCCCGATGATATCACGGGCACGGCACCCGAGGAACTGGACGAGTTGTCACGTAATTTAAAACGTGCCCGGGCATATTGGGTCGCGTTACAGGCAAAGCTGCAGTCCAAGGCTGGTGAGACTACCATGTTTGGCACGGCCACCAAAGAGGCCATAGCCGCCCAGGGCCAATTGAAAAAGGTTAACCGGCGGATTAACCAAATTAACAGCGATCTGAAAAAGGTTGAAGAGGGCGGCCGGGATGCCGCCAAAGGCCTTGAGGCACCCACCGAGGCGGTTAAGGCCACCAGTGAGCAGTTGGATAAATTCCAGGAACAGGCAAAAAAAGCCTATGATTACGCCATATCCCAGGCCGAAAAATACGCCAAAGAGGTTATATCCTGGGAAGAGAAGATTAAATATGCCCGGATGTCCACGGAAGATAAAATCCGGGAGTTGGGCCGTAAAAGCCTGTCAGACGAGGAACAATGGGCGGACGAAAAACGCCAGGCCGACGAAAAACTTTATGCAGCCAAGCAGGCTTTGCGTCAAAAGGATTATGAACTGGCCGAGAAATTGGCCAAAGATGCCGAATCCCTTTATGCCGGGCTTGCCGAGGAAGTTAAAGGAAGCGATTCCAGCGGCAATGAGGTGGTCAAACAAAGCCTGGAAGATTCTAAAAAGGTTGCCATTAGCGGCGTTGAAACCGTTGGTAATTTCATTCAGGACCTGTATTCCAAACAAAAAGAGAATGCCAAGGAGAGCCAAACTCAATGGGAAACCACGGCATCTAAGATCCAGGCCCAACTTGATAATATTGCCAAAGAGCGGGCAGCCAATGTCAAGATAGAATTAAAGGGCCTTGAGTCTGCCCAAAATCGAATCAACGCTTTAGTCAAAAACGAAACCAAATATATCACGGTTGTCACCCGTACCGTTTCAGAAAACCAAGCAGGCGGCCCAATCCTGGCAGCGTCAGCGGGGGCGTTTGTCCGGCGGGCGGGCCGTCTGGGCGGTTACGGCGGCGGTGACCGGATCAAATCTTTGCTGGAGGCGGGTGAATTCATTATTCGCAAAGAGGCGGTGGCTAAGTATGGGGCGTCTTTCTTTTCTGCTTTAAATTCTATGCGTTTAAATTTACCAGATGTTCAAGGGGCTGTCCGGGCCAGGATCGGCGGGTTGATTTCCTCTTTGCCGGTATCCGGGGTGAAAGTGCCCGCCTTTGCTGCGGGCGGCGGTGTGGGCAGCCCATCAGAAACCTTGCTTGTCAGGTTCCAGGCCGGGGATGTCGAGGCTCCGGTCAGGATTTCCGATCCGTCATCCCGGGCGGCCATGAAAAAAATGGCCCGGGAGATGTCACGCATGAGGTTAACCTATGGCAAATAA
- a CDS encoding DNA adenine methylase, with product MKSPLAYIGGKSKLSKQIIPLIPKHQTYCEVFCGGAWIFFGKQPSKTEVINDFDSNLISFYRVVQNHMEEFLRQFKWCLASREWFEDWKNQLDGRGLTDIQKAARYYYIQRLAYGGRVRNRSYGTQTEGPPRINLLRLEEEMSEIYLRLTGVHIENLSWADVIAKYDSPGTFFYCDPPYYLCPDYKHNFILDDFIELAETLKNISGRFMLSINDHPDIRKVFSQFIHKEVSLLYTIRSKGPTKANELIYSNYELKEYKEPTLFQEDFCSGNF from the coding sequence ATGAAAAGCCCTCTTGCCTATATTGGCGGCAAATCCAAATTATCCAAACAAATCATTCCATTAATCCCGAAACACCAAACATATTGCGAAGTTTTCTGCGGCGGGGCATGGATATTTTTTGGAAAACAACCATCCAAAACAGAAGTTATTAACGATTTTGACAGCAACCTGATCTCCTTTTATCGTGTTGTTCAGAATCACATGGAGGAATTTTTAAGACAGTTTAAATGGTGCCTGGCATCCCGGGAGTGGTTTGAAGACTGGAAAAACCAGCTGGACGGGCGGGGCTTAACAGATATTCAAAAAGCAGCCCGCTATTACTATATCCAACGCCTGGCATATGGTGGCCGGGTGAGAAACCGCTCATACGGCACCCAAACAGAAGGTCCACCCAGGATAAACCTTTTACGCCTGGAAGAGGAGATGTCCGAAATTTATCTACGTTTGACGGGCGTCCACATTGAAAACCTGTCATGGGCAGACGTAATTGCTAAATACGATAGCCCGGGGACTTTTTTTTATTGTGATCCCCCATACTACCTATGCCCGGATTATAAGCATAACTTCATTTTGGACGATTTTATAGAACTGGCAGAGACCTTGAAAAACATCAGCGGGAGGTTCATGCTCTCAATCAACGACCATCCTGATATCAGAAAGGTATTCAGCCAATTTATACACAAAGAGGTATCCTTATTATATACGATAAGATCAAAAGGGCCGACCAAAGCCAACGAACTCATATACTCAAATTACGAGTTAAAAGAATATAAGGAGCCAACACTTTTCCAGGAAGATTTTTGTTCAGGAAATTTTTAA